A stretch of DNA from Aurantiacibacter atlanticus:
GAATTCCTCGTAAACGCCTCTCGCGGCAAGATCGATGCCGATATTGACTGACCCGCAAACGGACAGTCTCGGCCGGAATGCTTGCCCAATGGCTACCACGCCGCCAAAACCGATGCGCACCGATTCGATGCTTCCGGAGAACGAATGAACCGTCTAGCTTCCCCAGGACAATTGCGCGCCAGTATGATTCGCTGGGCGCTGTTCATCGTGCCATCTGTCATGCTGCTCGGATTTTTGTCCGGGCAATTGGGTGGAACGGCACAAAGCCAGTGGTTTCAATCGCTCGCCAAGCCGGGCATTTACCCGCCGCCAGCCACTTTCGGCATTGTTTGGTCCATCCTTTATGCAATGATGGGTTTTGCCTTTGCGATTGTGTGCGCAGCATGGGGGTCCACTGCGCGGCGATGGGCCATCGTGGCCTTCATTGTCCATCTTGCAGTTAATTTGGCATGGTCGCCGGTGTTTTTCGGAAAGCAGGATATACAGCTGGCATTTACCGTTATTCTAGTACTGGATGTGCTGGCGATCATTACGATCATGCTGTTCTTCAGGGTGCGTAAATTAGCAGGATTGCTGATGCTGCCCTATCTGGCGTGGATCATCTTTGCCACTGCGCTTAACTGGCAATTCCTCCAGCTTAATCCCGGAACGGATCAGGCAGAGGCAGTGGAAGACGGCGCTGCACAAAGCTATGAGTTCTGATCTTGAGATCAGCGCACACAGGGACCACATAGACACCATGCAAAGTGAAAACCCGATCATCGCCGACTTCGTCAAAATCGCCAATTCCGCTGCCGGGACTCTGGCGGGCATGGGGCGTGAAGCACGTGAACAGACGCGCGCCCGCATGGCAGAGGCGCTGGGCGGCCTGGATTTTGTCAGCCGCGAGGAATTTGACGCGGTGAAGGATATGGCAGGCATAGCGCGCGAAAAGGTAGAAATACTTGAAGCGAAGCTCGCCGCGCTTGAAGCGAAGCTGGCCGATAAGCTCTGATCGACTAGTAGCCCTGTTGTCAGGGTCAGGCTGCTCTTGCTCTGTGACATGGCGGCATTAGGACAGCACCTTTATGCACGTCCGCGCCCCTGCCATTTTCCTTGCCGCTCGCCCACATGGTGAAACCGCGGTTATCGGGCGCTTTCTGACCGGCGAATATGGCCTCCTTGCTGGCTATGTCGCGGGCGGACGCGGCCGGAATTTGCGACCTGTAGTCATTCCCGGAAATGCGGTGGAGGTCCAGCTTTCCGCCAAATCGGACAGCCAATTGCCTTTTGCCAAGGTGGAACTTGTCCAAAGCCGTGGCCCGTGGCTGGGAGAGCCCTTGGCGGCCGCTGCGATTGCCTGGGTCTGCGCGCTCTCCGCGACGGCGCTGCCCGAACGCCAGCCATATCCTTCGCTTTACGATGCGCTGGGCGGTACCTTGGATGCCATCTGCCATGCCCCCAGTGCGCGCGGTTGGGCTGGGGCGCTGGTGGGATTTGAAGTGCTGTTGCTGCGCGAACTTGGCTATGGCGGGGCAGGGCAGCGGCCTTTGGGCGATCTTGCGCAGATTATAGAGGTCATGGACGATCTAGTGGAGCCGCTCGACCACTACTTGCTTGCCGATAGCCGCGGAGACGTTATGGCCGCGCGTCAACGCCTTAGAGATTTACTCGGACGGATGATCTGACATGAAAATTGCACTTTTTCCCGGTGATGGCATCGGTCCCGAAATCATGGAGCAGGCTCGCCGCGTGCTCGATGTATTGGCGCTGCCGGGGCTGGTCCTGTTCGAAGGAGACGTTGGCGGAGTAGGCTATAAACGCCAAGGCCATCCCTTGCCGCAGGATACGCTGGAGATGGCGAAGGCGGCCGATGCTATTTTGTTCGGCGCGGTGGGCGATCCTGAATGTGATTCGCTCGAACGTGATTTACGCCCCGAACAAGCGATCCTTGGTCTGCGCAGTGCATTGGGCCTGTTCGCCAATCTGCGCCCGGCAACCATGTTTCCTGGTCTTGAAGATCTTTCCGCCCTGCGTCCCGAAGTTGCCCGCGCCATCGACTTGTTGATAGTGCGCGAATTGAATGGCGACGTATATTTCGGCGACAAGGGCACGCGCGTATTGGATGATGGCAGGCGGCAGGGTTTCGACATCATGTCTTATGCTGAAGACGAGGTGCGCCGCATCGCGCATGTCGGTTTCCGCGCTGCGCAGGGTCGGGCGAAGTCTGGTGGCAAGGGCCGCATGTGCAGCGTCGACAAGGCCAATGTCCTTGAAACCAGCCAGCTGTGGCGCGACGTTGTGATCGATACCGCCGTTGAATATCCCGATGTGGAATTGAGCCACATGTATGTCGATAATGCCGCCATGCAGTTGGTACGTGATCCCGGTCAGTTCGATGTGATCCTTACCGGCAATCTGTTTGGTGATATTCTATCCGATCAGGCAAGCATGTGCGTCGGTTCCATCGGCCTGCTCGCCAGCGCAGCGATGGGGGAAACGCAGGGTGAATTCGGCACCCTTGGCCTGTTTGAGCCGATCCACGGCAGCGCGCCTGATATTGCCG
This window harbors:
- a CDS encoding TspO/MBR family protein — encoded protein: MNRLASPGQLRASMIRWALFIVPSVMLLGFLSGQLGGTAQSQWFQSLAKPGIYPPPATFGIVWSILYAMMGFAFAIVCAAWGSTARRWAIVAFIVHLAVNLAWSPVFFGKQDIQLAFTVILVLDVLAIITIMLFFRVRKLAGLLMLPYLAWIIFATALNWQFLQLNPGTDQAEAVEDGAAQSYEF
- the recO gene encoding DNA repair protein RecO codes for the protein MHVRAPAIFLAARPHGETAVIGRFLTGEYGLLAGYVAGGRGRNLRPVVIPGNAVEVQLSAKSDSQLPFAKVELVQSRGPWLGEPLAAAAIAWVCALSATALPERQPYPSLYDALGGTLDAICHAPSARGWAGALVGFEVLLLRELGYGGAGQRPLGDLAQIIEVMDDLVEPLDHYLLADSRGDVMAARQRLRDLLGRMI
- a CDS encoding accessory factor UbiK family protein, with translation MQSENPIIADFVKIANSAAGTLAGMGREAREQTRARMAEALGGLDFVSREEFDAVKDMAGIAREKVEILEAKLAALEAKLADKL
- the leuB gene encoding 3-isopropylmalate dehydrogenase, with amino-acid sequence MKIALFPGDGIGPEIMEQARRVLDVLALPGLVLFEGDVGGVGYKRQGHPLPQDTLEMAKAADAILFGAVGDPECDSLERDLRPEQAILGLRSALGLFANLRPATMFPGLEDLSALRPEVARAIDLLIVRELNGDVYFGDKGTRVLDDGRRQGFDIMSYAEDEVRRIAHVGFRAAQGRAKSGGKGRMCSVDKANVLETSQLWRDVVIDTAVEYPDVELSHMYVDNAAMQLVRDPGQFDVILTGNLFGDILSDQASMCVGSIGLLASAAMGETQGEFGTLGLFEPIHGSAPDIAGQGKANPLAMILSLAMLLRHSLGREDDAARVEKAVAKTLEDGIFGGDLGGSAGTAEIGDAVLQRM